The following coding sequences lie in one Rhizobium binae genomic window:
- the panC gene encoding pantoate--beta-alanine ligase, producing the protein MRVFSSIDELRHTLDALRRQGRTVGLVPTMGYLHAGHMQLVARARAENDIVVVSIFVNPLQFGPTEDLSKYPRDLARDSAMLKQAGVNFLFSPGVEDMYPRPMQTVVDLPDLGGELEGAVRPGHFAGVATVVSKLFNIVQPQTAYFGEKDYQQVVIIKRMVDDLAVPVRVIAVPTVRDGDGLALSSRNVYLSEAERRAAVIIPQTLDEAERLVAGGLADAGELEVKLTAFLNREPLAKPEVVAVRDASTLQPVTSITAPVVVALFVRVGSTRLLDNRIVGNDRIIGERGLPGKGVSR; encoded by the coding sequence ATGCGGGTTTTTTCGAGCATTGACGAGTTGCGCCACACGCTCGATGCATTGCGGCGGCAGGGGCGGACCGTGGGCCTCGTTCCGACCATGGGTTATCTCCATGCCGGTCATATGCAGCTTGTCGCCCGCGCCCGCGCCGAGAACGACATCGTCGTCGTCTCGATTTTCGTCAATCCCCTGCAGTTCGGCCCGACGGAAGATCTCAGCAAATATCCGCGCGATCTGGCGCGCGATTCCGCCATGCTGAAACAGGCCGGCGTCAATTTCCTTTTTTCGCCCGGTGTCGAGGACATGTATCCCCGCCCGATGCAGACCGTCGTCGACCTTCCCGATCTCGGCGGCGAGCTGGAGGGCGCGGTGCGGCCTGGGCATTTCGCCGGCGTCGCGACCGTCGTCAGCAAGCTCTTCAACATCGTGCAGCCGCAGACCGCTTACTTCGGAGAGAAAGACTACCAGCAGGTCGTCATCATCAAGCGGATGGTGGACGATCTCGCCGTGCCGGTGCGTGTCATTGCCGTACCGACCGTCAGGGACGGCGACGGCCTCGCCCTGTCGTCGCGCAACGTCTATCTCAGCGAGGCGGAGCGGCGAGCCGCGGTGATCATCCCGCAGACCCTCGATGAGGCGGAGCGTCTCGTCGCCGGCGGCCTTGCGGATGCCGGCGAACTCGAGGTGAAGCTGACGGCGTTTCTCAACCGCGAACCGCTGGCAAAGCCCGAGGTCGTTGCGGTCAGGGACGCCTCGACCCTGCAGCCGGTCACCTCGATCACGGCGCCGGTTGTCGTGGCGCTCTTCGTACGGGTCGGGTCGACGCGGCTTCTCGACAACAGGATCGTCGGGAACGACAGGATTATCGGCGAGCGGGGCTTGCCGGGAAAGGGCGTGAGCAGATGA